The following are encoded together in the Rana temporaria chromosome 12, aRanTem1.1, whole genome shotgun sequence genome:
- the SNX11 gene encoding sorting nexin-11 isoform X2, with amino-acid sequence MDDKEFITVRVQDPRLQNEGSWTSYVDYKIFLHTNSKAFTAKTSCVRRRYREFDWLRKQLQKYAGLVPVPALPGKVPFHMGCSDDFIETRRQGLQQFLEQAVQNMVLLSDSQLHLFLQSQLPIQEIEACVQGHRSYTATEAILSYARSNKGWTQEEALSR; translated from the exons GAATTTATCACCGTTCGTGTCCAGGATCCCAGACTGCAGAATGAAGGGTCATGGACATCCTATGTGGATTATAAAATATTCCTTCAC ACCAACAGCAAGGCATTCACTGCCAAGACATCCTGCGTGAGAAGACGATACAGGGAATTTGACTGGTTAAGGAAACAGCTGCAGAAATATGCTGGCCTAGT GCCTGTTCCTGCATTGCCAGGGAAAGTTCCTTTTCATATGGGATGCTCCGATGACTTTATTGAAACAAGAAGACAAGGGCTGCAGCAGTTTCTGGAACA AGCTGTACAGAACATGGTCCTCTTGTCGGACAGTCAGCTGCACCTTTTCCTGCAGAGCCAGCTGCCTATACAAGAGATTGAGGCCTGTGTGCAGGGTCACCGCTCATACACTGCTACTGAAGCCATCCTGAGCTATGCTAGATCCAACAAAGGATGGACCCAGGAGGAAGCTCTTTCCAGATAG
- the SNX11 gene encoding sorting nexin-11 isoform X1, producing the protein MDDKEFITVRVQDPRLQNEGSWTSYVDYKIFLHTNSKAFTAKTSCVRRRYREFDWLRKQLQKYAGLVVLDLCMLKNIGAYGTMKKNGKNSHHLVRQHLQQGTSCFFRQEKLLAVKFTDWKDLNMLTVHLPREHSGCNVIWVSYTRKSHFCVTEYNSSHGQKFCE; encoded by the exons GAATTTATCACCGTTCGTGTCCAGGATCCCAGACTGCAGAATGAAGGGTCATGGACATCCTATGTGGATTATAAAATATTCCTTCAC ACCAACAGCAAGGCATTCACTGCCAAGACATCCTGCGTGAGAAGACGATACAGGGAATTTGACTGGTTAAGGAAACAGCTGCAGAAATATGCTGGCCTAGT CGTTTTAGATCTTTGCATGCTGAAAAACATAGGAGCATATGGCACCATGAAGAAAAATGGAAAGAATTCCCACCATCTGGTGAGACAGCATCTACAGCAAGGCACATCATGTTTTTTTCGGCAAGAGAAACTTCTGGCTGTCAAGTTTACTGACTGGAAAGACCTAAATATGCTGACAGTCCATCTACCCAGAGAGCACAGTGGCTGTAATGTAATTTGGGTCAGCTACACAAGGAAAAGTCACTTCTGTGTCACTGAATACAACAGCAGCCACGGCCAAAAGTTTTGCGAATGa